A region of the Meles meles chromosome 18, mMelMel3.1 paternal haplotype, whole genome shotgun sequence genome:
ttcccagcaccatttattgaagagactgtctttttttccattgtatattttttcctgttttgtcgaagattatttgacaacagagttgagggtccatatctgggctctccactctgttccactggtctatgtgtctgtttttatggcagtaccacgctgtcttggtgatcacagctttgtagtaaagcttgaaattgggtaacgtgatgccgccagttttgtttttgtttttcaacatttccttaacaattcagggtctcttctgattccatacaaattttaggattatttgctccagctctttgaaatatactggtggaattttgatcggaatggcattaaaagtatagattgctctaggcagtatagacattttaacaatgtttattcttccaatccaagagcatggaacagtcttccatctttttgtgtcttcttcaatttctttcatgagtgttctgtagttcctcgagtacaggtcctttacctctttggttaggtttattcccaggtatcttatggttcttggtgctatagtaaatggaatcgattctctaatttccctttctgtattttcattgttagtgtataagaaagccactgatttctgtacattgactttgtatcctgccacattactgaattgctgtgtgagttctagtagtttgggggtggagtctttggggttttccatataaagaatcatgtcatctgtgaagagagagagagtttgacttcttccttgccaatttggatacctttgatttctctttgttgtctgattgccgttgctaggacttctaatactatgttgaacaagagtggtgagagtgggcatccttgtcgtgttcctgatctcaacgggaaggctgcaagctttttcccattgaggatgatatttgctgtgggtctttcatagatcaattttatgaagttcaggaatgttgtctctatccctatactttgaagcgttttcatcaggaacggatgctagattttgtcaaatgctttttctgcatcaattgagaggaccatgtggttcttctctcttctcttattgatttgttctatcacattgattgatttgtgaatgttgaaccaaccttgtaacccagggatgaatcccacctggtcatggtggataatctttttaatgtgctgctggatcccatttgctagtatcttgttgagaatctttgcatccatattcatcagtgatattggtctgaaattctcctttttggtagggtctttgcctggtttggggatcagggtaatgctggcttcataaaaagagtctggaagttttccttctgcttcaattttttggaacagcttcaggagaattggtgttatttcttctttgaaagtttggtagaattccccagggaatccgtcaggtcctgggctcttgtttttggggaggtttttgatcactgcttcaatctcattactggatatcggtctattcatgttgtcaatttcttcctggttcaattttgggagtttatagttttccaggaatgcatccatttcatctaggttgcttagcttattggcatataactgttggtaataatttctgatgattgtttctatttccttggtgttagatgtgatctctcccttttcattcataattgtattaatttgggctttctctcttttcttttggattagtgtggccaattgtttatcaatcttattgattctttcaaaaaaccagcttctagtttcattgatacgttctactgtatctctggtttccacctcattgatctctgttctaatcttgattatttccttcttgcgtgtggagttggtttgatttgttgttgattctccagttctttaaggtgtagggacagctggtgtattctggatttttcaatgtttttgagggaggcttggatggctatgtatttcccccttagaaccgcctttgctgtatcccataggttttggaccgaagtgtcttcattctcattggtttccatgaattgtttaagttcatctttgatctcctggttgatccaagcattcctaagcaaggtggtctttagcttccaggtgtttgagttccttctgaacttttccttgtgattgagttccagtttcaaagcattgtgatctgagaatatgcagggaataatgtcagtcttttggtatcggttgaatcctgctttgtgacccagtatgtggtctattctggagaaggttccatgtgcacttgagaagaatgagtattctgttgttttagggtggaatgttctgtatatgtctatgaggtccatctggtccaatgtttcattcaatgctcttatttctttattaattttctgcttcgatgatctgtctatttctgagagaggcatattaagatctcctactattattgtattcatatcaatatgactctttatcttgattaatagttttcttatgtaattgggtgctcccatattgggggcatagatatttataattgttagatcatcttggtggatagtccctttaagaattatgtagtgtccttctgtatctctgactacagtctttattttaaaatctaatttatctgatatgagaatcgctaccccggccttcttttgaagcccattggcataaaagatgcttctccatccttcactttcagtctgggtgtatccttaggttcaaagtgggtctcttgtagacaacatatggatggttcctgtcgttttatccaatctgcaatgtCTTATGGGcccatttaggccattcacattgagagtgattattgagagataggtttttattgacatcgtgttacctttgaagtctttctgtctgtagattgtttctatatttctgttcaatgatattcttaggattttttctcattaataggaccccccttaatatttcctgcagtgtcggcttggtggttgcatagtcttttaagccttgccggtcttggaaactctttatctctccatccattttaaatgtcattcttgctggatagagtattcttggctgcatgttcttttcatttagtactctgaatacattttgccagcccttcctggcttgccaagtctctgtggacaggtctgacgttattctaatgggctttcctctgtatgtaaggagcttctttgtcctagctgcttttaagagggtctgtagtgaaacataattcctcattctaactataaggtgtcgtgaggacttttgagaatccaaaatcttgggaggaaatctctctgcctctagtacatgaacgttgtttccattcgtgagattgggaaaattttcatagacaacttcttccactatatcttctagacttctttctttttcctccccttcagggattccaataattctgacgttggaacgtttcatggcatcatttatttccctgattctgttttcgtggcttctgaactgtttgttccaggcttcctcctgatcctttctctctatctgtttgtcctccagatccctaattctatcttctgtctcagttaccctagcttttagagaatttagattagattggaactcattgagagcattttgaacatcatccctggtggctttcagttctgccctaatcaattctgtttggtcatccatggctttctccaacctagctattgcctggataattgttagtctgaattccttttccaacatattgtctacgTCAATAgctattagctctgttgcagaaggtccatcctctgtatttttcttctgttgggtattcttccttctagtcattttggtaagagatgactgaacagatgccgctggatttatcaattgtgctgcagtcaaggtgcaccctggaaagcttctgtgcaatcagggttccccacccaaatgagagaaaaaagaaaagaaaaagaaatagagaagaagaaaaaaaaagaaagaagaaaggaaaagaaaaaaggaaaaaaaaagagagagagagagaaagagggaaaaaagggaagataaaagagaaggctcagcccaaatgggccccaaggtaagatttatgaagtatacaaacaaaaacagacaaacaaaaggactgataaaagtatatgacaagagaaaaaaaaatatatataagcaaaaaaagggaagaaactcatcagaaagaaccccaagtataagatttatatattatcaggacaaacacaaattcacagaaacactggcagaaggaaaaattgggagagtggttataaattctcagtgtgggcgaggaaggttattttgattcttcatggatgtatcttgatgtttttgttaagggactcaactttcctaagttacagggggattagaaactggtttgcctataggggtatcattgactggggaaaggggattaccttgaagtttaactctatatgtatattagaaaataaaaattaaaaaagaataaactagactaaactaagttaaaatttaaaaacattaaaaaaatagaaaagcaaaagaaaaacacgggtgtatgtatcaaaaagttcaggttagaaggttattaaggaatttgatgtactggacatctcagtgtgatggtaaataggttaaaaaattatctgtatttattttaaaaaaagaaccagaatattggtaaagagttaaaaataaaagttgtatttatgaagtagtggtggttgttctcttgtagtcttcttttttttttttttttttcttccttcctggttggttttctgggagaggggcctgccacgtgggttttcagacaatgatgttccctgagttaggtcctccagctcccctcaagggggtgagctctgaggaaacttttttcaggcttttgttctctgggggtttttatgttctttcatctgttttctctcgccttgacagcttttgatggtttttggagttttagaggagagcaagctgcaccccgacctccctctcagagagaagtctcagaatgctctgcagagctgctggcagagtcggttctgagtcactgtccctggggatgcaggagctcctcgttgtacccaataccagggcagcagtggctgtctaggcagctccagaccgccagagaggttccaagcagagattactcactgagattttcccgctgtcatgggctgggaatgtctggtttttccggatgccagagctccagggagcacctctcccaagggagggtgtgggactcgcgcgtttcaggattgccttctggccaggctcccagcccctcacgggagccagaccccactcattcttgggctcgctggcattcaggtgcgctggcagctcagggacagagacctgatttctccgccgcactctctctggctcagcgccaggggaggctgtcctgggtccggggacttaagtccctgtccctaaccgcccagattcccactatttccccccgtgatcctttcctctttgttttttgagtgctttcaaccagactccaagttaatgctggttcccagatgcagggcactctcatattggggtattactttccaatccttcacctctggtggctcccttccccttttgtttatcttccaatatcagtccgatgttcccactctgctttacctgccactggcgtcttctgctcctgtagagatccagacatgtataattctgatctcaggctgatttcatgggtggtcagagttctctggtaggtaatcagctcactttagggtacaggttgaaacggcgcctcctcctacttccctgccgtCTTGACTCCCCACTAACCTACCAGTGTTATTCTTGGTACCTTGTATTGTCCAAAGATTATTCATTTCACCTAGAACTACACATTTCTTTGCATCAACTCTAGCTAAGTAGTCTTATGATTTTAGAtaactttttttcaatttatatcCCTCTCTGTCAtttcttattctgtttatttgtgtgtttctctctctgaccccacCGTTATTTTTGCTTGATTAGATGAGCAAATGATTTATCCATTACATTGTTTTTTTCAGTATATACAATTCATATACCATACAGTACAGCCAAAGTGTACAGTTCAAaggcttttattattttctatatacaCTGAATTTTGTTACAACCACCACAATATGTTtgcaacattttaatttaatttaatttatatgatagagaaagacacagcgagagagggaacataagcagggggagtgggagagggagaagtaggattcctgctgagcaggaagccctatgcagagctcaatcccagcaccctgggatcatgacctgagctgaaggcagacgcccaaccatccTAAccttccaggtgccccagtttacaACATCtttatcaccccaaaaggaacCCTATAATCATTAGCTATCACCCTCACTCATCTATCCCTCCAAGCCTTAGGCAGCCACTAATCTACCTTCTCTATATATAGATTTACCTATTTGAGCAATTTCATATAAACTGAATTATATAATACGTTGTTCtctatgtctggcttctttcatttaacataatgttctcaaggtctGCTCATACGTATAAGCATGTATatgtactttatttctttttattgccaaacattatttcattttatggatatgctgtattttatttatccattcacaggttgatggacatgtggattatttttagtttttgtctgtatgaataatgctgctatgaacatttgtatacaagtttttgtgtggatatatgttttcatttctcttaggtatacctaggagtggaactgctggattATTCATAtgggtaattctatgtttagccTTTTGAGAAACTGTCAGAATGTTTTCCAAAGGCACAGAAACATTTACATCCCCACTAGCAGCGtgtaagggttccaatttctccccatcctcaaTGGGGATGAAGAGTGCTGTTTGAGTGTGCTTTGGTGTCAGTCATATCTCAGAAACTATTGCCTAATCtaaagtcatgaagatttatgcatatattttcttctaagattgcTATAGTTTTAACTCTTACAGTTAGGTCTTTGActgattttgagttaattttgtatgATCTAATGTAAGAGtcccattctttcttttgtaGATGGAAACCccattgtcccagcaccatttgctgaaagaGACCaaagaattgttttgtttttactttatttgttttctgattttgaactctacttttgctttaattttttccagttCAGTTTACTTTTGTTATTCATTttgtgtcagatgcttaactcatgtattatttactattattCATGTAAGTATTTAAGGCAATGAATTTTCCTTTAATTACTATGTTAGCAATATTCCATAAACTCTGGTACAtaacattactattattattttcagaatattctgaaatttagatttttatttctccttggaCCTGAGAGTTACTTAATAGAgatatttgagacatttctttccAGATTGAAaggctatttttgttttttggctttgttAGTAATGTCTACTACTATAATTTGGTCAGAGATCATTAGTTGAATTATTACTGCTTTTGGGGATTTTTAAAACTTGTCTCTGTGgccttatgtatttttttttgtcatgttcTCTACAGAAACTTGAAAGTTAgtatttattactattactgGAACacagtaatatatattatacatacatatgtatgtatacatattcatatatattcatacatatatttatacacatatattcataCACATATCTTATTACTTTGTTTCATATTATCTATTCttactttttaaagtgtttttaaaggttttttttaagtaaacgaACTCTACCTCCAACATgtggcttgaacccatgaccctgagatactcacaagctctactgactgagccagccaggcacccctattcttgTTCACTTTTAATCACTTGATCTGCCTTGGATGACAGAAGTTTATTTAAGCTGATTGTCTTTCTTACCAGAACAATAGCCCTGACCCTCTGTTCTCCTTATACCTGGAGGGACTTTTCTGATTGCTCAGTTTTGGCCCTTGGCTTCTCTGTGCTCATCAGGAATCTGATCAGTTTCAGGAAGAACTTTGCTCAGTTCTTCCACATTCTATGTTTTATGAAGGCAGGCTGTTCCCCTCTGGAGAAGCCCATGTTGTCCCACTGAGCCTGTGAAAGGGAAGATAGATTTAATTTTGGAGGAGTATTACAAAGCTCATTTAGTGAATACAGCTAATACAAATTCTCCAACCTAGTCTTTTTCAGTAACAAAGGtgattctttttctccatctgaCTGACTGACTCTGTGACTAACTCTCAGTTGGCTCCACacatggggaaggagcagaattTTCTTGTACTATTGAGCCTACTCAAGCTCTGATACCTCTTCCTGCTCAAATAGCTTTTGTGGTCCCTATAACATACAGaataaagtttcattttctttactttcccTGCCAAACACTCCCAAATTTAACTTTTAGTTCTCTTTCTGGAATTAACTCAGCCTACAATCCCTCCTCCATCTCACACTCAAAGCCCCTGTTTCCCTTTTCTGAGCTTGTCTAGGGCTTCCTACTGCCTGACTTTTATTCAAGAGTTTGCCTCAATATGCTGCGCACATCCATCTGGCAAGATCCTGAACTATATTTCTTTGCTGCCACAGTCTACTTTgtctcaatgtgtgtgtgtgtgtgtgtgtgtgtgtgtgtgtgtgtgtgtgtacatccaACCAATTTTGGAGATTAGAGATGATGATTCCTTCTTTGTTGTTACAGATAACTGAAGAAGAGTTATCTGAACTAAAGAGTTATCTTTATTCAATAACTGATTGTTCAATTGATTTCTTGAAGAATAGATAATATGAAACGATCTTCAGAATACTGACTTTTGGGCATGATGGGGTGGAACAGGTAGTCTGGGGTCTGAGAGAGTTTTGTTGTCAGTTGAATGGGTAGAGAACCCTGAATCAAAATACAATGGGATTTTAACATAAGTAGTTATGTCTGTCCCATTAGATTGAAAATTCTCAGGAGGTAAGGATTATCAGTGTCCTATGTGGTACTCTACCAGGTCCAGATCTCGTGCTTAGTCTccgttgaatgaatgaatgagtgaatgaatgaatgaagacttCTTGACACCCCTGAGAATATAGCTGAAGAAATAGCAATTACAACTAAAGAAATCTGGGATGGAAAAGAGTGTAGAGaaataaaccaagaaagaaatctttaattcTCTTAAATTGTCTCTTTCACACTTCCTAGCCCATTAGTAAGTTTTGATAAAAATATACAACGCACATAGTATGTGATCAGTACAAATACATTAaggttcttcttttttctctagaGTTCAGAGAATGGTACATTCATCAACCATCCAGAGTAAAGTATGTTTGGAGAGTTTTAATGGGTCTCACTGGAGGTATCTTTCTCAGACTTCCAGGATCATGGCAGGAGGGAACCAGACCAGCATCTTTGAGTTCCTCCTCTGGGGACTCTCAGAGCGGCCAGAGCAGCAGCGCTTCCTCTTCCTGCTGTTCCTGTGGATGTATGTGGTCACCGTGGTTGGGAACCTGCTCATTGTCCTGGCCATTGGTACTGATGCACGTCTCCACACACCTatgtacttcttccttgccagccTGTCCTGTGCAGACATCCTCTTCACTTCCACTACTGTGCCCAAGGCCTTGGTGAACCTCCAGACTCAGAGTAGGTCCATCTCCTACACAGGATGTCTGGTTCAGCTCTACTTCTTTTTGACTTTTGGGGACATGGACATCTTTCTCCTGGCCAcaatggcctatgaccgctatgtggccatctgccaccCTCTGCACTACAAGATGGTCATGAGCCGCCGGTGTTGCACCTTCCTGGTTACTGCCTGCTGGATCCTGACAAGTCTTGTTGCCATGACCCACACTTTCCTCATCTTCCGACTTTCTTTTTGCTCTAAGAAGATCATTCCTGACTTCTTCTGTGATCTGGGACCGCTGATGAAGGTGTCTTGCTCTGACACTCAGGTCAATGAGCTTGTACTCCTCTTCTTGGGAGGAGCAGTCATTTTAATCCCCTTTGTTCTCATCCTGGTCTCTTATATCTACATTGTTTCAGCCATCCTCAGAGTCCCCTCTGCCCAGGGAAGGCACAAGGCCTTCTCTACCTGTGTGTCACACCTTGCAGTTGTTGCCCTGTTCTTTGGGACAGTGATCAGGGCTTATCTGTGCCCCTCATCATCTTCCTCCAACTCCATAGAAGAGGACACAGCAGCTGCTGTCATGTACACAGTGGTAACTCCCCTGCTGAACCCCTTCATTTACAGCCTGCGGAACAAGGACATGAAGTGTGCCCTGGAGAGATTTCTCAGGGGCAAAGTCTTCTTTTCATGGGGTCAGTGACTTCTGTAGTGATACTGCAGGTGTCCTCCATCCCCTCCACAGAGGAGCTTCACAGAAATTTCTACCTCAGGTTTTTCACTTCTGACTCCCACATATGCCTTATTGCCGCTTCCTTCCTTGAATCCCCTCATGACTTTGATATTGTTGAGGAACATCAAGATTTTACATCATGTTTTAAAGTTAATATGTTGAgttgcttatttacttatttattttacctatGACTTTCCACAAGGAAAAATGCCTTTTGCAATGTTTTTAATTCTAGAAGTCTGTGTAGGCTTTTATGCTAGTTCACCAAAATTCAATTTGTGAGGTCATGGAAAGTAGGTTAATgatcaaaatattagcaagtaaAGTCAATATTGGACAGCAAAGAGCTTACAACTTcgagtatatatgtatatattctttattttttcttacaaaaataagaaattatatatacacgtatgtgtatatatatgtttatatatataaacacttaTTATTTCAAGGTTGTGAGTCAAAAATCTTTGTAACTCTTAAAGCTCTCAACATTGTCAGTGAGAAGAATTTTGAATAGTTTAAAtgagaagacaaaataaataaatttaaattaaatattatggCAACTCTTATGCAGCTGTTCTCTGAAATTCTTCCTTATCTGCTGAAGTCTTGGCTGATTGTGAATGCTGTTTTTCACATTGGCAGTAAAGGAATCTTG
Encoded here:
- the LOC123930289 gene encoding olfactory receptor 1P1-like codes for the protein MAGGNQTSIFEFLLWGLSERPEQQRFLFLLFLWMYVVTVVGNLLIVLAIGTDARLHTPMYFFLASLSCADILFTSTTVPKALVNLQTQSRSISYTGCLVQLYFFLTFGDMDIFLLATMAYDRYVAICHPLHYKMVMSRRCCTFLVTACWILTSLVAMTHTFLIFRLSFCSKKIIPDFFCDLGPLMKVSCSDTQVNELVLLFLGGAVILIPFVLILVSYIYIVSAILRVPSAQGRHKAFSTCVSHLAVVALFFGTVIRAYLCPSSSSSNSIEEDTAAAVMYTVVTPLLNPFIYSLRNKDMKCALERFLRGKVFFSWGQ